The Desulfonatronum sp. SC1 region GCCCAGAGCAGGCGGGGGCGGTGTTCGGTCAGACCGGGAAAGATTTCCAGGGGGGCGAATGTGAACTCGATATTCAGATGTTCGGAAAAGCCTAGTTCCCTCAAGTCCCGCCCCAAGCGTCCTCCGACGTCCGTGGCGGTACGTCGTCGATCCTCGTCCAGCGCGGCCAGGGTTTCGGCCAGATCGCTTCGCGCCTGCTCGATGTCCCGCTCCAGTTGCTTAAGGTCCAATCCCGAAGCTTCCAGATAGGACAGGTTGGCGTCCACTTCCTCCTTGAGTCGGACGATTTCCTCCAGCGGACGTTTCATTTTGCGTTTAAGTTGGGAAAGTTCCCAAAGCCTGGCCTCGATGGACTCCAGTTCTCCCTGGGCGGTCTGGGTCCTGGCCAAGCCGCGCAGGCGGCGTTCCAGATCGTGAAGATGCTCGCCGAACTGGAGCAGCGCTTCGGCGTCGGAAACCGGCTTTGGAGCCGTTTCGCTCGCCTCCACCTCCGCAACCTCTGAGACCGTCTCCGCAATTCGCGGGGAAACCGTGCTCTCCAGATTCAGTACGGCCTTGCGCAATTTGCCCAGGGCGTCGTGCAGGCCAGTATCTGGTGTGCAAAGCAGTTCTATGGCTGAATCGACGTGTTGCTGAGCCTGCGCCAGGTCGCGCAGGACTTGCTTGCGCACCTCCAGTTCCTCTTCCTCGCCGGGCTTTGGGTTGACTTTGGCAATCTCCGAGCGTTGGTATTCCAGAAGATCCTTGCGTTCCCGTAAGTCCCGCAATCGCTCTTCCAACTCACATTGGCGATCCACCAGGGCGGACAACTTGGTCAAACGGCGATCCTTTTCCCGGACTAGTTCCGGCTGTTCCAAGAACCGGTCCAGGAGACGGGCATGGAAGGACGGCAGACGGAGTTGCTGCTGGGAATGCTGGCTAGCGTGCAGGATCAACCTGGAACGCAGCCGCTTCAAACTGTCCTGAGAAGCCAGTTCATCGTTGACCCAGACCCGAGAGCGGCCAGACTGCGCTGACAGTTCGCGACGGATTACCGTTTCGGAGGAGGAGCCGTTCTCTCCGCCCACGAAGACCGCCTCCACCCGGGCCTTGTCATGGCCCGGACGCACGAGATTCACGGCCAGTTTTTCTCCCAGAAGAAAATCCAGGGCGCGGAGAATGAACGACTTCCCGGCCCCGGTTTCTCCGGTGATCACGTTCAGGCCGGGGCCGAATTCCAGTTCCAGATCGTCGATCAGGGCGAGGTTGCGGATGCGCAGCAGTTCAAGCATGGGACAAAGTTATGGATTAATCGCTATGCACCGGGCTGAATACCCAGAACCGTGCGGATCGAGTCATCCGGGTCGGCCGCGGCCAGGGCGTTGTTAAATTTTCGCGTTTCATCGTGCTGTTCGGCCTTCAATGCGGCCAAAAGCAGCTCTTCCAAGCCCTCTTCTAGCCTGAACCCCTGAAGGTTGACCAGACCCAGTTTCAACCCCGCCAGCCAGTTATCGGGTTGGTAAAGGGTTAGGTGTGACAGCAGGGCTAGGCGAGTCGGCTCAAATCCCGGCTCCTTATCCAGGAGAGCGTCCATGCCCTTGCAGATATCCATATCATGAGGATCGATTCGGTGGCCCAAAATCAGACACTCCAAGGCGGACTCCGGCAGCTGTCGCTCATGGTCGTACACAAAACCGCGACGCACACGGAGTCCTTCCCGTAGCATCTCCCGCGACCACAGCAGGTAGAGTTGTTGGGGCGTCAGCGGTGCATTGGCCGTTCGCCCGGAAATCTTTTGATGGCGCAGCCAGAAGGCCTTGGCCAGCGCCACCTCGCCAATGTGCAGGGCAGCCAGGGAGGCGGTTCGCGTGAGCGCCGGGTCATTCCCGAAGGGCAGCTCGGACTGGAGCAACGCCCTGAGGTCGTGGAGAACCAAGTCCTGGCGATTAGTCCCCAGCCAGAACCCCAACAAAGCCTCTCGCTTGCGTGGAGATTCGGGAAGCGCCAGGAGCAGATTTTGCAAATCCCCGACGTCTATGGGCGCTCTGCGGGCCTGCCATAGACGATACAGCGTCAAAGTCCATGACAGTGCTGAAAGCTCCGGTTGGCTCGACGATCGGCCCAGGGCTTGCGTCACTGCCTCAAGCAGTCTCTCAGCGCGATGGATCGCCAGATGCTCTTCCTGGACCCTGGCCCAGGCCGCCTTGCCCATTTGTTCGGCCAGGCGTTGATTGCGAGAGTAGTGGTTGATCTTGGACTTGAGTTCGAGGGCGTGACTGAATACACCGATCTCCCTGTCCGGAAGAAAGGTCTCTCCCAAGCCTGGAATCCCGGAAGGGTTGAGTACGAGGCAACCGCAGGACGCGGCCTCGAACAATCGGAAATTGATTTCCCCGAAAATTGCCTCGTTGGGCGCCAATCGTGTTTCCCGGTAGACATCCAGCATTTGCTGAAAAGAGACGTCCTCTACCAGTTCCATTTGGAACTCGCGACGTAAAAAATTGACGAACCGTTTTCGGGAAGGGCGATGTTCTGTCACCCGGCCCACGAAGCAAACCGTCCGAGGCCTCCGGTCCCATCCTTTCCAAGGCAGGCGACGTCCGAACCAAGGCAGCCAGAATGCCGGGACGTTGGTCAGTTTTTGCAGGGCATCGCTCCAGTTCCGCTGCGTGGAGCAGACCAAGTCGAACAGACGGACGTACTCCATCTGCCAGAAGGCGTTCAAATGGGTGTCGATGGACCAGAAGACCTTGAGCCCGGAAACCTTCTCCAGGTCCTTCAGAAGTACCCGCGGACCAAGGCTTTCCTGTTGAATCACCACGTCCGGCTGAAAGCTATGCTCTTCCAGCAGGCGAGGCAGATCGTGAATCCCAGGCTTAGGATGCAGCCCCAGAACCGTGTTCCCCAGTGATTGCAATTCATTTTGCAGTGCACAATTAATGACACAAAGACGCATGCCAAGACCTCGTCAACGCTGGATCATCCTCTGGGCGTTATTCCATTTCTGTTTCAGCTGATTCTCTATCGGCGTCGGTATCGGAATCGGTATCGGAGTCGTCAGGCTATGCGCTTTCAAACATCATTGATCCCGATTCAGATTCCGAGCCCGATAACTGCATTACTCTGTGCTGAGTAGTTACAGCGAGTAACGCATTATCGTTGGAATTGGTATTAGTTGAAACATCCGATCCCGCCGAGTATACAAACTGGAACGAGGCGCACCACCTCCGCGGCGCAGCATCAGTCACAATCACAAGGAGTACGCCATGCCAATTTTCGAATATGCCTGCCCCCAATGCAACCATGTCTTCGAGGATTTGGCCCGGCTTTCGGACCAGGATACCAAGCTCTGCCCGAAATGCGGCAAGGGCCGGGCTGAGAAGATCCTGTCCGTCTGCCGCGCATCGACGTCCGGACGCTCATCTGAAGCCTCGTCCAACAGTTTTGCCCCGAGCTCCGGATGCGCTCCGGGGAAGGGGTTTTCCTGAAGCGTGTAGTTCGGCTTCAGGTCTGAAGCCATTTTTGCAGTCCGCACCGGCGGCACTTCAGGCACCCTGCCTGAAGTCCGTCCGGGGCGAAATCCATGGGGCAGGGCGGGGAGGTGCGTCGCGTCCCGGCCTTTTCCCATTCTCGCCACAGATATTCCCGGTCCAGCCCCGGATCGATCACTTCCCAGGGAAAAATCTCGTCCCTCGACCGTTCCCGGTCCAGATACCAGGCCGGATCGCCTGGCCACTGCGCCAAGGCCGCGGTCCACACTTCCATTTCCCGACCTTTCAGGCCTGCGGCAAGCCGGATCAACTCGTGAACCCGCTCATCTCCTCGGGCCAACAGTCCTTGAATCCTTGCCAACCCCGGCGCGTCAGAGCGGACCTGAACCCCGGCCATGCTTTTGGTCGCCTTACGGATTTGGGAAATTCGATCCTTGAAGGCCTGTTCATCGGCCATGGCCGCCCATTGCAAGGGCGTCCAGGGTTTGGGCACCAGACAGCCCAGCCCCAGGGTGATTAGCTTCAGGTTGGTTTTGCCTTGACCGCCGCCACTGATTCGGGCCCGGTCCACTTCCCGCAAAAACAGGCCGAATTCCTCCCAGTCCGCGTCGATTTCTCCAGGCCAGCCTAGCAGCAAATAAATTTTCAGATGATTGAATCCTTTGCGGGAGAGGCGTTCCACGGTCCGCAGAAAGGCCTCTTCGCGAACATGCTTGTTCATCGAGTCCCGCAACGTCCGGCTGGCCCCCTCCAGGGCCAGGGTGATCGTTCGTGTGCCCAGTCCGCGGAGCGTATCCAGCAACTCTTCGGTCAGCCCTTCGGCCCGCAAGGAGGACAGGGAAACGTCCACCTTCCGCTCGCCAAGCCAAGCGAGAA contains the following coding sequences:
- a CDS encoding AAA family ATPase; the encoded protein is MLELLRIRNLALIDDLELEFGPGLNVITGETGAGKSFILRALDFLLGEKLAVNLVRPGHDKARVEAVFVGGENGSSSETVIRRELSAQSGRSRVWVNDELASQDSLKRLRSRLILHASQHSQQQLRLPSFHARLLDRFLEQPELVREKDRRLTKLSALVDRQCELEERLRDLRERKDLLEYQRSEIAKVNPKPGEEEELEVRKQVLRDLAQAQQHVDSAIELLCTPDTGLHDALGKLRKAVLNLESTVSPRIAETVSEVAEVEASETAPKPVSDAEALLQFGEHLHDLERRLRGLARTQTAQGELESIEARLWELSQLKRKMKRPLEEIVRLKEEVDANLSYLEASGLDLKQLERDIEQARSDLAETLAALDEDRRRTATDVGGRLGRDLRELGFSEHLNIEFTFAPLEIFPGLTEHRPRLLWA
- a CDS encoding glycosyltransferase, which codes for MRLCVINCALQNELQSLGNTVLGLHPKPGIHDLPRLLEEHSFQPDVVIQQESLGPRVLLKDLEKVSGLKVFWSIDTHLNAFWQMEYVRLFDLVCSTQRNWSDALQKLTNVPAFWLPWFGRRLPWKGWDRRPRTVCFVGRVTEHRPSRKRFVNFLRREFQMELVEDVSFQQMLDVYRETRLAPNEAIFGEINFRLFEAASCGCLVLNPSGIPGLGETFLPDREIGVFSHALELKSKINHYSRNQRLAEQMGKAAWARVQEEHLAIHRAERLLEAVTQALGRSSSQPELSALSWTLTLYRLWQARRAPIDVGDLQNLLLALPESPRKREALLGFWLGTNRQDLVLHDLRALLQSELPFGNDPALTRTASLAALHIGEVALAKAFWLRHQKISGRTANAPLTPQQLYLLWSREMLREGLRVRRGFVYDHERQLPESALECLILGHRIDPHDMDICKGMDALLDKEPGFEPTRLALLSHLTLYQPDNWLAGLKLGLVNLQGFRLEEGLEELLLAALKAEQHDETRKFNNALAAADPDDSIRTVLGIQPGA
- a CDS encoding zinc ribbon domain-containing protein; protein product: MPIFEYACPQCNHVFEDLARLSDQDTKLCPKCGKGRAEKILSVCRASTSGRSSEASSNSFAPSSGCAPGKGFS
- a CDS encoding radical SAM protein — its product is MKRGRRLPGSRATPEQEWGGRLPIALVFPQKPALAYSSLGWQAVLELLRSRPTLAVEPVFWDPDRHELVRPFGKRGLDAFGVVAFSLTYEFDYLHLFRILTASGIAPDAVRRPSWPLVMAGGALAFMNPAPIAPSVDLFWVGEAEAGLAGCLEVLAEAYVRNGSRDDALDLVRAIPGVYVPRKSTLPVHRAVHLHSSHLGGLEAPVSSCFITPDAVFRDTLLLEVNRGCPHGCRFCAAGYVYRPPRLASLDDLQEIVLRKRPRKVGLVGTALTDWPDLGRFLAWLGERKVDVSLSSLRAEGLTEELLDTLRGLGTRTITLALEGASRTLRDSMNKHVREEAFLRTVERLSRKGFNHLKIYLLLGWPGEIDADWEEFGLFLREVDRARISGGGQGKTNLKLITLGLGCLVPKPWTPLQWAAMADEQAFKDRISQIRKATKSMAGVQVRSDAPGLARIQGLLARGDERVHELIRLAAGLKGREMEVWTAALAQWPGDPAWYLDRERSRDEIFPWEVIDPGLDREYLWREWEKAGTRRTSPPCPMDFAPDGLQAGCLKCRRCGLQKWLQT